The following proteins come from a genomic window of Oncorhynchus masou masou isolate Uvic2021 chromosome 25, UVic_Omas_1.1, whole genome shotgun sequence:
- the LOC135513905 gene encoding erlin-2 isoform X1 encodes MTTMMAQLGAIASIICAIGGAALFSSVHKIEEGHTGVYYRGGALLTTTSSPGFHLMMPFITHFKSVQTTLQTDEVKNVPCGTGGGVMIYFDRIEVVNYLVPSAVYDIVKNFTADYDKALIFNKVHHELNQFCSVHSLQEVYIGLFDQIDENLKLTLQEDLTSMAPGLIIQAVRVTKPNIPESIRRNYEMMEAEKTKLLISAQTQKVVEKEAETERKRAVIEAEKVAQVAEIKFSQKVMEKETEKTISEIEDRAFLAKMRARADAEFYTAQRAAEANKLKLTPEYLQLMKFQAIAANSKIYFGSEIPQMFVDSGPGTSKASAAMDVLAEQILDLD; translated from the exons GATGGCACAGTTGGGTGCCATAGCCTCAATAATCTGTGCAATTGGAGGTGcagctctcttctcttctgtgcACAAGATTGAGGAGGGACACACTGGAGTTTACTACAG AGGAGGAGCTCTCCTAACCACCACCAGTAGCCCTGGCTTCCACCTCATGATGCCCTTCATCACTCATTTCAAGTCTGTGCAG ACCACTCTACAGACAGATGAAGTGAAGAATGTACCGTGTGGAACAGG tgGTGGAGTGATGATTTACTTTGACCGGATAGAAGTGGTGAACTACCTCGTACCCTCAGCAG TGTATGATATAGTGAAGAACTTCACAGCGGATTACGACAAGGCCCTAATATTCAATAAGGTTCACCATGAGCTCAACCAGTTCTGCAGCGTCCATTCTCTTCAGGAGGTCTACATCGGCTTGTTCG ACCAGATAGATGAGAACCTGAAGTTGACCTTACAAGAAGATCTGACCAGCATGGCTCCTGGACTGATCATACAG GCGGTCCGGGTCACGAAGCCCAACATCCCTGAGAGCATTCGCAGGAACTATGAGATGAT GGAGGCCGAGAAGACAAAGCTGCTGATTTCTGCACAAACTCAGAAGGTGGTGGAGAAGGAGGCGGAGACAGAGCGAAAGAGGGCTGTGATTG AGGCAGAGAAGGTGGCTCAAGTGGCGGAAATCAAGTTTAGCCAGAAAGTCatggagaaagaaacagagaaaacGATCTCTGAAATTGAAG ACAGAGCTTTCCTGGCCAAGATGAGAGCCAGGGCCGATGCAGAGTTCTACACAGCACAAAGAGCCGCTGAGGCCAATAAG tTGAAGCTGACGCCAGAGTACCTGCAGCTGATGAAGTTCCAGGCCATAGCAGCTAACAGTAAGATCTACTTTGGCAGTGAGATCCCCCAGATGTTTGTTGACTCTGGGCCAGGCACATCTAAGGCCTCAGCTGCCATGGACGTCCTAGCTGAACAGATCCTGGACCTGgactga
- the LOC135513905 gene encoding erlin-2 isoform X2 → MAQLGAIASIICAIGGAALFSSVHKIEEGHTGVYYRGGALLTTTSSPGFHLMMPFITHFKSVQTTLQTDEVKNVPCGTGGGVMIYFDRIEVVNYLVPSAVYDIVKNFTADYDKALIFNKVHHELNQFCSVHSLQEVYIGLFDQIDENLKLTLQEDLTSMAPGLIIQAVRVTKPNIPESIRRNYEMMEAEKTKLLISAQTQKVVEKEAETERKRAVIEAEKVAQVAEIKFSQKVMEKETEKTISEIEDRAFLAKMRARADAEFYTAQRAAEANKLKLTPEYLQLMKFQAIAANSKIYFGSEIPQMFVDSGPGTSKASAAMDVLAEQILDLD, encoded by the exons ATGGCACAGTTGGGTGCCATAGCCTCAATAATCTGTGCAATTGGAGGTGcagctctcttctcttctgtgcACAAGATTGAGGAGGGACACACTGGAGTTTACTACAG AGGAGGAGCTCTCCTAACCACCACCAGTAGCCCTGGCTTCCACCTCATGATGCCCTTCATCACTCATTTCAAGTCTGTGCAG ACCACTCTACAGACAGATGAAGTGAAGAATGTACCGTGTGGAACAGG tgGTGGAGTGATGATTTACTTTGACCGGATAGAAGTGGTGAACTACCTCGTACCCTCAGCAG TGTATGATATAGTGAAGAACTTCACAGCGGATTACGACAAGGCCCTAATATTCAATAAGGTTCACCATGAGCTCAACCAGTTCTGCAGCGTCCATTCTCTTCAGGAGGTCTACATCGGCTTGTTCG ACCAGATAGATGAGAACCTGAAGTTGACCTTACAAGAAGATCTGACCAGCATGGCTCCTGGACTGATCATACAG GCGGTCCGGGTCACGAAGCCCAACATCCCTGAGAGCATTCGCAGGAACTATGAGATGAT GGAGGCCGAGAAGACAAAGCTGCTGATTTCTGCACAAACTCAGAAGGTGGTGGAGAAGGAGGCGGAGACAGAGCGAAAGAGGGCTGTGATTG AGGCAGAGAAGGTGGCTCAAGTGGCGGAAATCAAGTTTAGCCAGAAAGTCatggagaaagaaacagagaaaacGATCTCTGAAATTGAAG ACAGAGCTTTCCTGGCCAAGATGAGAGCCAGGGCCGATGCAGAGTTCTACACAGCACAAAGAGCCGCTGAGGCCAATAAG tTGAAGCTGACGCCAGAGTACCTGCAGCTGATGAAGTTCCAGGCCATAGCAGCTAACAGTAAGATCTACTTTGGCAGTGAGATCCCCCAGATGTTTGTTGACTCTGGGCCAGGCACATCTAAGGCCTCAGCTGCCATGGACGTCCTAGCTGAACAGATCCTGGACCTGgactga